In Denticeps clupeoides chromosome 1, fDenClu1.1, whole genome shotgun sequence, a single window of DNA contains:
- the vps39 gene encoding vam6/Vps39-like protein isoform X2, with amino-acid sequence MHDAYEPVPILEKLPLQIDCLAAWEDWLLVGTKPGHLLLYQIKKDAGTNRFEVTLEKSNKNFSKKIQQLFVVSQFKILVSLLENSVHVHDLLTFQQITVVTKARGATLFACDLQSNSGEARLRMCVAVKKKLQLYYWKDREFHELQGDHAVPDIPKSMAWCENSICVGFKRDYYLIRMDGRGSIKELFPTGKQLEPLVAPLADKKVAVGQDDLTVVLNEEGVCTQKCALNWTDIPVAMEHQPPYIIAVLPRYVEIRTFEPRLLVQSVELQRPRFITSAGPNIVYVASNHFVWRLVPVSIAIQIRQLLQDKQFELALQLAKMKDDSDGDKRQQIHHIQNLYAFNLFCQKRFDDSMQVFAKLGTDPTHVIGLYPDLLPSDYRKQLHYPNPLPSLSGAELEKAHLALIDYLTQKRSHLVKQLNDSDPSTTSPLMEGTPTIKSRKKLLQIIDTTLLKCYLHTNVALVSPLLRLENNHCHIEESEYVLKKAHKYSELIILYEKKGLHQKALQVLLDQSTKANSPLKGHERTVQYLQRLGRENLSTILEFSPWVLKICPEDGLKIFTEDLPEVELLPRDKVLNFLKEGFKELAVPYLEHIIHVWDESGPEFHNVLIQLYLDRVQGLMKEYLNSLPEGVLAVAAGTEDGELGEFRNKLLCFLEISTSYEPEKLISDFPFDGLLEERALLLGRMGKHEQALFIYVHILKDTSMAEEYCHKHYDSMTDGHKDVYLSLLRMYLSPPDAHCLGPIKMELSEPQANLQAALHVLELHHSKLNTTKAINLLPANTQIREIRVFLESVLEENAQRKRCDQVLKSLLQAEFLRVQEERIFHQQVKCVITEEKTCRVCKKKIGNSAFARYPNGVVVHYFCCKDRNICPTEQ; translated from the exons ATGCACGATGCTTACGAGCCCGTCCCTATTTTGGAGAAACTGCCCCTCCAGATCGACTGCCTGGCCGCATGGG AGGACTGGCTTCTTGTGGGGACTAAACCTGGCCACCTACTCCTCtatcaaataaaaaaggatGCAG GAACCAACAGGTTTGAGGTGACATTAGAGAAGTCCAACAAGAATTTTTCAAAGAAGATCCAGCAG CTTTTTGTAGTATCCCAGTTCAAGATCTTGGTCAGTCTCTTGG AAAACAGCGTCCATGTCCATGATCTTCTGACCTTTCAGCAAATCACTGTGGTGACGAAGGCCAGGGGAGCCACACTGTTTGCTTGTGACCTGCAG TCTAATTCAGGGGAGGCCAGGTTAAGGATGTGTGTGGCTGTGAAAAAGAAACTGCAGCTGTACTATTGGAAGGACAGAGAATTTCACGAATTGCAG GGGGACCATGCAGTACCTGATATCCCCAAATCCATGGCCTGGTGTGAGAATTCAATATGTGTTGGTTTCAAACGAGATTACTACCTTATCCGG ATGGATGGAAGAGGTTCAATTAAAGAGCTCTTCCCCACCGGCAAACAGCTAGAGCCTCTGGTAGCCCCACTCGCTGATAAGAAGGTTGCCGTGGGTCAGGACGATCTCACAGTTGTGCTAAATGAGGAAGGCGTCTGCACCCAGAAGTGTGCCCTCAACTGGACTGATATTCCTGTTGCAATGG AGCACCAGCCTCCCTACATTATTGCTGTACTGCCCCGTTATGTGGAGATTCGTACGTTTGAGCCCCGGTTGCTGGTACAGAGTGTGGAGCTGCAGAGGCCTCGTTTTATCACCTCCGCAGG GCCCAACATTGTGTACGTTGCCAGCAACCATTTTGTGTGGCGGCTTGTGCCCGTCTCCATAGCCATCCAGATCCGGCAGCTTCTGCAGGATAAGCAGTTTGAGCTGGCACTACAGCTAGCG AAGATGAAGGATGATTCAGATGGAGATAAGAGGCAGCAGATTCACCACATCCAGAACCTCTATGCCTTCAACCTCTTCTGCCAGAAAAGATTTGATGACTCCATGCAGGTGTTTGCCAAACTGGGCACAG ATCCAACTCATGTGATTGGACTGTACCCAGACCTGCTTCCCTCAGACTATCGGAAACAGTTGCATTATCCCAATCCTCTGCCCTCACTGTCTGGAGCTGAGCTGGAGAAGGCCCACCTAGCCCTCATTGACTATCTAACACAG AAACGCAGTCATTTAGTCAAACAGCTGAATGACTCTGACCCTTCTACAACCTCCCCCCTTATGGAGGGCACACCCACAATCAAGAGCCGCAAGAAACTTCTTCAGATCATAGACACCACCCTGCTAAAATGCTACCTCCAT ACCAATGTGGCCTTAGTGTCGCCTCTCCTCCGTCTGGAGAACAACCACTGCCACATAGAGGAGAGTGAGTATGTGCTCAAGAAGGCCCACAAGTACAGCGAGCTTATTATCCTCTACGAGAAGAAAGGCTTGCATCAAAAAG CCTTGCAAGTCCTGTTGGACCAGTCTACTAAGGCCAACTCTCCACTGAAAGGCCATGAGAGGACTGTGCAGTACCTACAGAGACTGG GCAGAGAGAATTTGAGCACAATCTTGGAGTTTTCTCCATGGGTTCTTAAGATCTGCCCTGAGGACGGGTTGAAG ATTTTTACTGAAGACCTTCCAGAGGTTGAGTTGTTGCCCAGGGACAAAGTGCTGAACTTCCTGAAGGAGGGCTTTAAGGAGCTGGCCGTGCCTTACCTGGAGCACATCATCCATGTTTGGGACGAAAGTGGGCCTGAGTTTCACAACGTGCTTATCCAGCTCTACCTGGACCGCGTGCAGGGCCTCATGAAGGAATACCTCAACTCTCTGCCTGAAG GAGTTTTAGCTGTAGCAGCAGGCACGGAGGATGGGGAGCTGGGGGAGTTCAGAAACaagctgctgtgctttctggaGATTTCTACAAGTTATGAGCCGGAGAAGCTCATCAGTGACTTCCCTTTTGATG GTCTCCTGGAGGAGCGTGCTCTGTTGCTTGGCCGCATGGGGAAGCATGAGCAGGCTCTCTTCATCTATGTGCACATCCTGAAGGATACATCCATGGCAGAGGA GTACTGTCACAAGCATTATGATAGCATGACTGATGGACATAAAGAT GTATATCTCTCCTTGTTGCGTATGTACCTCTCCCCTCCTGACGCACACTGCTTAGGCCCCATCAAAATGGAGCTGTCCGAGCCACAGGCAAACCTGCAGGCTGCCCTGCATGTTCTGGAACTGCACCATAGCAAGCTTAACACAACCAAG GCCATAAACCTACTGCCAGCGAACACTCAGATCCGTGAGATCCGGGTGTTCCTAGAGAGCGTGCTGGAGGAGAATGCCCAGAGGAAGCGCTGTGACCAGGTGCTGAAGAGCCTGCTGCAGGCAGAGTTCCTGCGG GTTCAAGAGGAGCGCATCTTCCATCAGCAGGTGAAGTGTGTGATCACTGAGGAGAAGACTTGCCGAGTGTGTAAGAAGAAGATTGGGAACAG TGCCTTTGCTAGGTATCCTAATGGTGTTGTGGTGCATTACTTCTGCTGCAAGGATCGTAACATCTGCCCCACGGAGCAGTGA
- the vps39 gene encoding vam6/Vps39-like protein isoform X1: MHDAYEPVPILEKLPLQIDCLAAWEDWLLVGTKPGHLLLYQIKKDAGTNRFEVTLEKSNKNFSKKIQQLFVVSQFKILVSLLENSVHVHDLLTFQQITVVTKARGATLFACDLQQSNSGEARLRMCVAVKKKLQLYYWKDREFHELQGDHAVPDIPKSMAWCENSICVGFKRDYYLIRMDGRGSIKELFPTGKQLEPLVAPLADKKVAVGQDDLTVVLNEEGVCTQKCALNWTDIPVAMEHQPPYIIAVLPRYVEIRTFEPRLLVQSVELQRPRFITSAGPNIVYVASNHFVWRLVPVSIAIQIRQLLQDKQFELALQLAKMKDDSDGDKRQQIHHIQNLYAFNLFCQKRFDDSMQVFAKLGTDPTHVIGLYPDLLPSDYRKQLHYPNPLPSLSGAELEKAHLALIDYLTQKRSHLVKQLNDSDPSTTSPLMEGTPTIKSRKKLLQIIDTTLLKCYLHTNVALVSPLLRLENNHCHIEESEYVLKKAHKYSELIILYEKKGLHQKALQVLLDQSTKANSPLKGHERTVQYLQRLGRENLSTILEFSPWVLKICPEDGLKIFTEDLPEVELLPRDKVLNFLKEGFKELAVPYLEHIIHVWDESGPEFHNVLIQLYLDRVQGLMKEYLNSLPEGVLAVAAGTEDGELGEFRNKLLCFLEISTSYEPEKLISDFPFDGLLEERALLLGRMGKHEQALFIYVHILKDTSMAEEYCHKHYDSMTDGHKDVYLSLLRMYLSPPDAHCLGPIKMELSEPQANLQAALHVLELHHSKLNTTKAINLLPANTQIREIRVFLESVLEENAQRKRCDQVLKSLLQAEFLRVQEERIFHQQVKCVITEEKTCRVCKKKIGNSAFARYPNGVVVHYFCCKDRNICPTEQ; the protein is encoded by the exons ATGCACGATGCTTACGAGCCCGTCCCTATTTTGGAGAAACTGCCCCTCCAGATCGACTGCCTGGCCGCATGGG AGGACTGGCTTCTTGTGGGGACTAAACCTGGCCACCTACTCCTCtatcaaataaaaaaggatGCAG GAACCAACAGGTTTGAGGTGACATTAGAGAAGTCCAACAAGAATTTTTCAAAGAAGATCCAGCAG CTTTTTGTAGTATCCCAGTTCAAGATCTTGGTCAGTCTCTTGG AAAACAGCGTCCATGTCCATGATCTTCTGACCTTTCAGCAAATCACTGTGGTGACGAAGGCCAGGGGAGCCACACTGTTTGCTTGTGACCTGCAG CAGTCTAATTCAGGGGAGGCCAGGTTAAGGATGTGTGTGGCTGTGAAAAAGAAACTGCAGCTGTACTATTGGAAGGACAGAGAATTTCACGAATTGCAG GGGGACCATGCAGTACCTGATATCCCCAAATCCATGGCCTGGTGTGAGAATTCAATATGTGTTGGTTTCAAACGAGATTACTACCTTATCCGG ATGGATGGAAGAGGTTCAATTAAAGAGCTCTTCCCCACCGGCAAACAGCTAGAGCCTCTGGTAGCCCCACTCGCTGATAAGAAGGTTGCCGTGGGTCAGGACGATCTCACAGTTGTGCTAAATGAGGAAGGCGTCTGCACCCAGAAGTGTGCCCTCAACTGGACTGATATTCCTGTTGCAATGG AGCACCAGCCTCCCTACATTATTGCTGTACTGCCCCGTTATGTGGAGATTCGTACGTTTGAGCCCCGGTTGCTGGTACAGAGTGTGGAGCTGCAGAGGCCTCGTTTTATCACCTCCGCAGG GCCCAACATTGTGTACGTTGCCAGCAACCATTTTGTGTGGCGGCTTGTGCCCGTCTCCATAGCCATCCAGATCCGGCAGCTTCTGCAGGATAAGCAGTTTGAGCTGGCACTACAGCTAGCG AAGATGAAGGATGATTCAGATGGAGATAAGAGGCAGCAGATTCACCACATCCAGAACCTCTATGCCTTCAACCTCTTCTGCCAGAAAAGATTTGATGACTCCATGCAGGTGTTTGCCAAACTGGGCACAG ATCCAACTCATGTGATTGGACTGTACCCAGACCTGCTTCCCTCAGACTATCGGAAACAGTTGCATTATCCCAATCCTCTGCCCTCACTGTCTGGAGCTGAGCTGGAGAAGGCCCACCTAGCCCTCATTGACTATCTAACACAG AAACGCAGTCATTTAGTCAAACAGCTGAATGACTCTGACCCTTCTACAACCTCCCCCCTTATGGAGGGCACACCCACAATCAAGAGCCGCAAGAAACTTCTTCAGATCATAGACACCACCCTGCTAAAATGCTACCTCCAT ACCAATGTGGCCTTAGTGTCGCCTCTCCTCCGTCTGGAGAACAACCACTGCCACATAGAGGAGAGTGAGTATGTGCTCAAGAAGGCCCACAAGTACAGCGAGCTTATTATCCTCTACGAGAAGAAAGGCTTGCATCAAAAAG CCTTGCAAGTCCTGTTGGACCAGTCTACTAAGGCCAACTCTCCACTGAAAGGCCATGAGAGGACTGTGCAGTACCTACAGAGACTGG GCAGAGAGAATTTGAGCACAATCTTGGAGTTTTCTCCATGGGTTCTTAAGATCTGCCCTGAGGACGGGTTGAAG ATTTTTACTGAAGACCTTCCAGAGGTTGAGTTGTTGCCCAGGGACAAAGTGCTGAACTTCCTGAAGGAGGGCTTTAAGGAGCTGGCCGTGCCTTACCTGGAGCACATCATCCATGTTTGGGACGAAAGTGGGCCTGAGTTTCACAACGTGCTTATCCAGCTCTACCTGGACCGCGTGCAGGGCCTCATGAAGGAATACCTCAACTCTCTGCCTGAAG GAGTTTTAGCTGTAGCAGCAGGCACGGAGGATGGGGAGCTGGGGGAGTTCAGAAACaagctgctgtgctttctggaGATTTCTACAAGTTATGAGCCGGAGAAGCTCATCAGTGACTTCCCTTTTGATG GTCTCCTGGAGGAGCGTGCTCTGTTGCTTGGCCGCATGGGGAAGCATGAGCAGGCTCTCTTCATCTATGTGCACATCCTGAAGGATACATCCATGGCAGAGGA GTACTGTCACAAGCATTATGATAGCATGACTGATGGACATAAAGAT GTATATCTCTCCTTGTTGCGTATGTACCTCTCCCCTCCTGACGCACACTGCTTAGGCCCCATCAAAATGGAGCTGTCCGAGCCACAGGCAAACCTGCAGGCTGCCCTGCATGTTCTGGAACTGCACCATAGCAAGCTTAACACAACCAAG GCCATAAACCTACTGCCAGCGAACACTCAGATCCGTGAGATCCGGGTGTTCCTAGAGAGCGTGCTGGAGGAGAATGCCCAGAGGAAGCGCTGTGACCAGGTGCTGAAGAGCCTGCTGCAGGCAGAGTTCCTGCGG GTTCAAGAGGAGCGCATCTTCCATCAGCAGGTGAAGTGTGTGATCACTGAGGAGAAGACTTGCCGAGTGTGTAAGAAGAAGATTGGGAACAG TGCCTTTGCTAGGTATCCTAATGGTGTTGTGGTGCATTACTTCTGCTGCAAGGATCGTAACATCTGCCCCACGGAGCAGTGA
- the vps39 gene encoding vam6/Vps39-like protein isoform X3, with the protein MHDAYEPVPILEKLPLQIDCLAAWEDWLLVGTKPGHLLLYQIKKDAGTNRFEVTLEKSNKNFSKKIQQLFVVSQFKILVSLLENSVHVHDLLTFQQITVVTKARGATLFACDLQQSNSGEARLRMCVAVKKKLQLYYWKDREFHELQGDHAVPDIPKSMAWCENSICVGFKRDYYLIRMDGRGSIKELFPTGKQLEPLVAPLADKKVAVGQDDLTVVLNEEGVCTQKCALNWTDIPVAMEHQPPYIIAVLPRYVEIRTFEPRLLVQSVELQRPRFITSAGPNIVYVASNHFVWRLVPVSIAIQIRQLLQDKQFELALQLAKMKDDSDGDKRQQIHHIQNLYAFNLFCQKRFDDSMQVFAKLGTDPTHVIGLYPDLLPSDYRKQLHYPNPLPSLSGAELEKAHLALIDYLTQKRSHLVKQLNDSDPSTTSPLMEGTPTIKSRKKLLQIIDTTLLKCYLHTNVALVSPLLRLENNHCHIEESEYVLKKAHKYSELIILYEKKGLHQKALQVLLDQSTKANSPLKGHERTVQYLQRLGRENLSTILEFSPWVLKICPEDGLKIFTEDLPEVELLPRDKVLNFLKEGFKELAVPYLEHIIHVWDESGPEFHNVLIQLYLDRVQGLMKEYLNSLPEGVLAVAAGTEDGELGEFRNKLLCFLEISTSYEPEKLISDFPFDGLLEERALLLGRMGKHEQALFIYVHILKDTSMAEEYCHKHYDSMTDGHKDAPSKWSCPSHRQTCRLPCMFWNCTIASLTQPRP; encoded by the exons ATGCACGATGCTTACGAGCCCGTCCCTATTTTGGAGAAACTGCCCCTCCAGATCGACTGCCTGGCCGCATGGG AGGACTGGCTTCTTGTGGGGACTAAACCTGGCCACCTACTCCTCtatcaaataaaaaaggatGCAG GAACCAACAGGTTTGAGGTGACATTAGAGAAGTCCAACAAGAATTTTTCAAAGAAGATCCAGCAG CTTTTTGTAGTATCCCAGTTCAAGATCTTGGTCAGTCTCTTGG AAAACAGCGTCCATGTCCATGATCTTCTGACCTTTCAGCAAATCACTGTGGTGACGAAGGCCAGGGGAGCCACACTGTTTGCTTGTGACCTGCAG CAGTCTAATTCAGGGGAGGCCAGGTTAAGGATGTGTGTGGCTGTGAAAAAGAAACTGCAGCTGTACTATTGGAAGGACAGAGAATTTCACGAATTGCAG GGGGACCATGCAGTACCTGATATCCCCAAATCCATGGCCTGGTGTGAGAATTCAATATGTGTTGGTTTCAAACGAGATTACTACCTTATCCGG ATGGATGGAAGAGGTTCAATTAAAGAGCTCTTCCCCACCGGCAAACAGCTAGAGCCTCTGGTAGCCCCACTCGCTGATAAGAAGGTTGCCGTGGGTCAGGACGATCTCACAGTTGTGCTAAATGAGGAAGGCGTCTGCACCCAGAAGTGTGCCCTCAACTGGACTGATATTCCTGTTGCAATGG AGCACCAGCCTCCCTACATTATTGCTGTACTGCCCCGTTATGTGGAGATTCGTACGTTTGAGCCCCGGTTGCTGGTACAGAGTGTGGAGCTGCAGAGGCCTCGTTTTATCACCTCCGCAGG GCCCAACATTGTGTACGTTGCCAGCAACCATTTTGTGTGGCGGCTTGTGCCCGTCTCCATAGCCATCCAGATCCGGCAGCTTCTGCAGGATAAGCAGTTTGAGCTGGCACTACAGCTAGCG AAGATGAAGGATGATTCAGATGGAGATAAGAGGCAGCAGATTCACCACATCCAGAACCTCTATGCCTTCAACCTCTTCTGCCAGAAAAGATTTGATGACTCCATGCAGGTGTTTGCCAAACTGGGCACAG ATCCAACTCATGTGATTGGACTGTACCCAGACCTGCTTCCCTCAGACTATCGGAAACAGTTGCATTATCCCAATCCTCTGCCCTCACTGTCTGGAGCTGAGCTGGAGAAGGCCCACCTAGCCCTCATTGACTATCTAACACAG AAACGCAGTCATTTAGTCAAACAGCTGAATGACTCTGACCCTTCTACAACCTCCCCCCTTATGGAGGGCACACCCACAATCAAGAGCCGCAAGAAACTTCTTCAGATCATAGACACCACCCTGCTAAAATGCTACCTCCAT ACCAATGTGGCCTTAGTGTCGCCTCTCCTCCGTCTGGAGAACAACCACTGCCACATAGAGGAGAGTGAGTATGTGCTCAAGAAGGCCCACAAGTACAGCGAGCTTATTATCCTCTACGAGAAGAAAGGCTTGCATCAAAAAG CCTTGCAAGTCCTGTTGGACCAGTCTACTAAGGCCAACTCTCCACTGAAAGGCCATGAGAGGACTGTGCAGTACCTACAGAGACTGG GCAGAGAGAATTTGAGCACAATCTTGGAGTTTTCTCCATGGGTTCTTAAGATCTGCCCTGAGGACGGGTTGAAG ATTTTTACTGAAGACCTTCCAGAGGTTGAGTTGTTGCCCAGGGACAAAGTGCTGAACTTCCTGAAGGAGGGCTTTAAGGAGCTGGCCGTGCCTTACCTGGAGCACATCATCCATGTTTGGGACGAAAGTGGGCCTGAGTTTCACAACGTGCTTATCCAGCTCTACCTGGACCGCGTGCAGGGCCTCATGAAGGAATACCTCAACTCTCTGCCTGAAG GAGTTTTAGCTGTAGCAGCAGGCACGGAGGATGGGGAGCTGGGGGAGTTCAGAAACaagctgctgtgctttctggaGATTTCTACAAGTTATGAGCCGGAGAAGCTCATCAGTGACTTCCCTTTTGATG GTCTCCTGGAGGAGCGTGCTCTGTTGCTTGGCCGCATGGGGAAGCATGAGCAGGCTCTCTTCATCTATGTGCACATCCTGAAGGATACATCCATGGCAGAGGA GTACTGTCACAAGCATTATGATAGCATGACTGATGGACATAAAGAT GCCCCATCAAAATGGAGCTGTCCGAGCCACAGGCAAACCTGCAGGCTGCCCTGCATGTTCTGGAACTGCACCATAGCAAGCTTAACACAACCAAG GCCATAA